Part of the Paracoccus sp. MC1862 genome, GTCGCGCGGCAGGTGCCGGGCGAGCAGGCGGACTTCGGTTTCCTCGCCGCCGATGACCAGCCAGGCGAAGACGAAGAGGATGCGGATCTTGCCCGCATCCGGGTGGGGATGCGGGAAATGGTCGGGCGGGATCTCGCCCCAGGCCTGATCGAAGCCCGCGTCGAAGGCGGCTTGCGCGAAATCGTCCATCATGTCGCGTCGAACACGATCTGCAGGAACTCGGGCCGGTCGTTGACCAGATGGCGCAGGAAGCCGGGCGCGTCGTCATACGGGACCACATGGGTGATCATGTGCCGCCGGATGGCCTCGCCCTCGCGCTGCAGCAGGCGGATGGTTTCCGCCGCCAGCCGCCGCTGGTCCCAGGCCTGGGCCACGGGACGCGGCATCCGGTTGATCTGGGCGCAGCGGATGGACAGGCCGTTGTGGTGGAACTCTTCGCCCAGCCGCAGGCTGTCCATGCCGCCCTGGTAGAAGGCGAGGTCGATCACCGTTCCCTGCGGGCGCAGCGCCTGCAGGCAGCGGTTGAGGCTGTCGGGACGGGCGCGGGTCTGGAAGACATATTCCGCCCCGCGCCCCCCGATCTTGTGGTGCCACAGGGTCTTGGCGTGGCGGACGGCGTCATCCTCGCCCATCGCCTCGAAGCCCATGGCCCGTGCGATGTCCTGCCGGAAGGGCGAGGGGTCCACGACCACGATGTCCGACGCCCCGCCCATCCGGGCGAACATCGCGCAGAACAGGCCCACGGTGCCGCCGCCCCAGACCAGCACCGGGCGGCCTTCCACCCCCGCGCCGAGGAAGGGAACGGCGGCGCCGAACTGTTCGGCGTCGGCGTGCAGGATGCCGTTGGCGGCGATCGGACCCATCTGGGCCACGAAGATGCCCAGCATGGGGTCCAGCCCATGCGGCAGCTTCAGCAGCAGGTCATGCGCCGCATCGGCCGTGTGGCCCGACTTGTGGCCGAAGGTCGTGCCGACCACGTCGCCCGCCCGGAAGCCCGGCACGCGGGCGTCCGACACCCGCGCCGCTTCCATGTAGCCCAGGAAGTTGACCGGGAAGCGGGCCGAGGGCTCGCCGGGGATGAACAGCCCCTGCCAGTCGTCCCAGCGGCTGTGCAGATAGGGGTTCGTCCCCTTCATGAAGGTCAGTTCGGTCCCGGCGGACAAGCCGGTATAAAGCAGGTCCAGCCGGATGCGGCCGTCCGGGGCGGGGCCTTCGTCGTAGTGGAAGAAGAACGGCTCGCCCCGCCGCTCGATCCCGAGGCTGCGGACGGTGCGGTGTTCATGCGGCATCGTTGGGGCCTTACGCAAGCGATGGACGAAAGATGGGCTGCGGGTCGGCCCGCAGCACCTCCATCTTAACAAGGGCATTGGCCTGGGCCGAACGGGTGATCGCAAGGGCCACGCGGTGCGTCTCCAATGCCTCGGCATAGGGGCAGCGGATGCGGTTCTCGCGGCCCATGACGGCCTCGACGAAATCGCGGTCCTCGCGCCAGACGGGGTCGCCCTGGGCGTGGCGCACGGGGCGGCCCTGGCCCACGTCCACCATCAGGTCATGGTCGGTGATTTCCAGCGCCATGGCGTCGGAAAAGACGTGCAGCCCGACGCGGTGGTTCCAGCGCAGAAGGCAGGTCGAGCCGAGGTTCGCCACCGCGCCCGAGGCAAAGCGCAGCGTCGCCGCCGTCGCGGTCGGCACGGTCAGGCCGGGGAAATCGCCGCGCTCGCGGTGGGTGGAAAGGCCGAAGACCTCGGTCACGTCACCGGCCAGGAAGCGGGCGGCGTCGATGATGTGGGTCGCCTGCTCGACCACCTGCCCGCCGGATCGGTCCTCGCGCCACCACCATTCGGGGGGCGGGGTCTGGTCGATCCAGAAGCCCTGCATCAGATGGGCGGGGTTATGGGCCAGATGCGCCCGCGCCTCGTCCATCGTGTCGAGATAGCGCCAGTGATAGCCCACGGCGGTGATGAGGCCCGCGGCAGCGACCTCCTCGGCGATCTCCTCGGCCAGCTCGATGTCCAGCGAGATCGGCTTTTCCACGAAGAAGGGCAGGCCGCGGGCGATGCAGGCGCGTTCGGCGGGGCCATGGGCGAAGGGGGGGATGCAGATATAGACGGCGTCCAAGTCGGCGTCGGCCAGCATGGAATCGAAATCGGGATAGGCGGTCGCGCCCATGCGCCGGGCGGCATCCTCGGCCCGACCTTGGTCGGGATCGGTCACGGCCACCACGGCCACGTCGGGCATGGTTTCCAGCACGCCGAAATGGCGGTGGGCGATGCCGCCCGCGCCGATGAAGCCCAGTCTCACTCTGTCCATTCTGTCCCCGGTCCGATGCCGCAATGCGGCGCGATATATTCTTGCAGTGTCCGCGGCCATCCGCGCCGCCGTGAACCGCTGCGCAAAGCGCGCGGCCTGTCGGCTTGCAGTTATGGCGCGCCTTTCGAGATTGTCGAGTGCATCTTCAAGAGCTTGCGCGAGGTCCCGCGACCGCCCGAAGGGGACCAGCCACGGGTGGTCCGGCCCCAGCGCCTCGACGCTGCCGCCGATACGGGTGGCAACCGCCGGAAGCCCAAGCGCCATCGCCTCGAGCAGGACCAGCGGCAGCCCCTCGAAGGCGGACGGCAGGGCCAAGACGTCGGCGCGAGACATCAGTTCGGGCACGTCGTCGCGGCGGCCGAGGAAATCCACCGAAGCGGTCAGGTCGAGCCGCCTGACCAGCAGTTCCAGCCTTTCCTGCAGCGGCCCGCCGCCGACCAGTTGCAGGCGCGCGGGCGTGCCGCGGCAGTGCAGGCGGGCCAGCGCCACGATCAGCGTCCGGTGCAGCTTCTGCGGGGTGAAGCGGCCGACGCAGAGGATGGTCGGCGCGGCATTTCCATCCGCGCGGGGCAGGGCGGCGGGCTTGATCCCGTTGGCGATGGCGGCCACGGGCAGGCGCGGACCGGGCATCCGCCTTGCCGCACGCCGCCAGCCCTCGCCCGCCTCGCGCGAGACGGCGATGACCGCATCGACATGGGCCGAGGCTGCGGCGTATTCGCGGATCTGCCCCGGTTCGGTGAGCAGCCATGGCAGATGCTCGGTGCGGATCACGGCTGCACCCGTATCGCGTGCGATACGGGTCAGTTCGTGGCCTTCCCAGCCGATGCCGGCGTGGACATGGACGAGGTCGGCACATGCCTGCGCGATGGCGCGGTGCCAGTCGCCCATGACAATCCGTGCGGGCAGGCCGCTTGCCTGCGCCCGGTCCACTAGCCGGCGGCCGGCGTCATGGTCGGGAAAGGCCAGCACGGCCTGAACGCCCTCGGCCGCCAGGGCGGCGGCCAAGATCAACATGTGTTCGCCCACCCCCGAGGGTTCGGGGCTGTCGGTAACGAGCAGGGCTCGCATGATGTTATTCTGCCCCCAGCGCCGCCGCCGCTGCAGGCAGAAGCTCGGCGGCAAGCCGGCGATGCGTCGCCAAAGCCTGCCCGACCACCTGGTCCATGTTGTAATAGCGGTAGCTGCCCAGCCGCCCGGCGAAGATCACGCCGCGCTCGGCACGGGCAAGGTCGTCGTAGCGGCGGAACAGTTCCTGATTTTCAGGACGCGGGATCGGATAGTAAGGCTCGCCCTCGGCCGAAGGGTATTCATAGGTGATCGAGGTCATCGGATGCACCTGGCCGGTCAGGTGCTTGTATTCGGTGATCCGCGTCCAGGGCACGTCCTCGGCCGGATAGTTCACCACCGCCACCGGCTGCAGCTTGCGCTGGGGCAGGGTCTCGTGCCGGAAGGCCAGGCTGCGATAGGGCAGGTGCCCGAAGCGATGCCCGAAATAGGCGTCGATCGGGCCGGTATAGACCGTCAGCGCCCCCCGGTCCGCGGGTTTAAGGTCGTGGAAGTCCGTCCCCAGCGCGATGTCGATCAGGGGATGGTCCAGCATCCGCTCGAACATCCGGGTGAAGCCCTCGCGCGGCATCGCCTGGAACTTGTCGGTGAAGTAGCGGTCGTCGGTGTTCGTCCGCGTCGGCACCCGCGAGGTCACGGACTTGTCCAGCTGGCTTGGGTCCAGCCCCCATTGCTTGCGGGTGTAGCCTTGGAAGAACGTCTCGTAAAGCTCGCGCCCGACCGCGTTCACCACCACGTCGCGCGAGGTCCTGATGTCGGCCACCGGCTCGGCCCGCGAGGCGAGGAAGGCGGCTGCCTCCTCGTCCGAGGACAGCGACAGCCCGTAAAGCTGGTTCAGCGTAGTGCGGTTGATCGGCATCGGCACCTGCCTGTCGCCCACCTGCGCCAGCACCCGATGCTCATAGGGCCGCCAGTCGGTGAAGCGGGACAGGAAACCCACCACCTCGTCGCTGTTGGTGTGGAAGATATGCGGGCCGTAGCGGTGGACGAGGATGCCCGCCGCGTCGCGGTGGTCATAGGCGTTGCCCGCGATATGCTCGCGCTTGTCCACGACCAGCACGCGCTGGCCGGAATCCTCGGCCAGCTTCCGCGCCAGCACCGAACCGGCAAAGCCGCCGCCGCAGATGGTCACGTCATAGCCGCGGGCGCCGCGGCGGATGCCGGGGGCGGGAAAGCGGTCCAGCGGCGCCGGCTCAACCCGGCGCCGTGCGGCGGCGGCCACCTGGGCGGCCATGGCTGCAAAGGTGGCGTCCCAGCTCATCGAGGACAGCATCCGGTCGGCCTCGTCCCGCCAGGCGCCGGGCTGGCGGGCCTGCTGCAGCGCGGCCTCGCAGGCGGCGATGAACTGGTCATGCGTATGGGCGACATGGACGGCGGCGATGTCGCCATACTGCCGCTGCACGTCGCGCACCGCGGTCGAAACAACCGGCCGCCCGCCCGCCAGATACTCGGGCGTCTTGGTGGGCGAGATGAAGCGCGTGGCCTCGTTGATCGCGAAGGGCATCAGCGCCACGTCCCAGCCGGCCAGATAGTCCGGCAGATGGGCATAGTCCTTCTGTCCCAGCCAGTGGATGTTCGGGGCGCGGGGCAGGTCATGCTCGCCCAGCTTGGCGAGCGGGCCGACCATGACGATCTGCCAGTCGGGGCGGGCCTGGGCGACGGCGGCGATCAGGTCCAGGTCCAGCCGTTCGTCGATCACGCCGTAATAGCCCAAGCGCGGATGCGGGATGCCGGCCATGTCATGCGGCTCTGGCCCAGCCGGGCGGCGGGCGGTGGCGAAATGGGCGGTGTCCACCGAGGACGGGAAGGCATGGATGTTGTCGTGGCGGTGGCGCTTGGCTTCCCAGATCGACCAGCCGCCGGTGAAGACGGCATCGGCGGCGGCCATCAGTTCGTCCTCGCGCTGGCGCAGTTCGGGCGGGGCGAAGCGGAAGGCCGACAACTCGTCCATGCAGTCATAGACGACCGCCGCGGCATCGACGTGCCGCGCTATCGGCCACATCATCGGGGTGTAGAACCACAGCACCGGCCGCCTGATGCCGGTCAGCGCCAGCATCTGGTCGAGCAGCCGGGGCAGGGCGGCTTCCTGCTCCTCGCGGCTCCAGCGGTCGGGGACGCGGGGGCGGATCGCCTGCACGGTGGTGCCAAGAAAGGCGTGGAATTCCAGATAGGGCAGGTGGTGGGTAGTCGGGATCGCCTCCTCCCAGACCAGCACGCGCTGCTTTCTGGCGAACCGGCCCATCAGGTGCTGCGGCCGTTGCAGCACGAAATCCCAACGCAGGTGCGAAAAGCAGATCAGGGGTGCGGAACTGCCATGCTCGTCACAGAACGCTGCGGACAACAGGGGCGAAACGTCGTGCATTTTTTCTTATCCTTTCCTGCGCGGCGAACATGCCCCGCGCGGCGGCCGTGCGTCCGGAATTGCCGGCCCGCCCGAAGGTGACATGGCAGAGTTTTTCATGGGATGATCCGAGATCCGGCTGCCAATCTGCGACCGGAAAAGCTTGAAAGACCGCGATTCAACGCCTTCCACCGGCGGAATATGCTTCAGCATCGCAACTTGGCAATCGCCTTTCCCGGCAGATGCGTCATCGTTGCGGCAAGAGCCATGTGGCGTCCGATCCACTTGCAGATACTCATTGCGTTGAAGTAGGCCATAAAAGGATCACGAAGGCATCATCTGAACGTGATAACATTGGTTGACGCCAGTGGTTCCCGCCTCGCGACGATGGCCCGCAACCTGCCGATCAACATCCACAGGCAAGAAGACCCCATGCTGTTGAACCGCTCTTATCCGGACCTGTTCTCCACCGAGGAAGCGCGGCTCATGGAAAGCCTTGCATCAGACCCTGTCACTGTCCGGGGCCGGACGCGGCTGATCAAGGCCGGCATCCCGCTGAGCCGCAGCCTTTATCTCACGCGCGGCATGGTCGGCCGCTACTGCACGGACCGGCAGGGCGGCCGGCAGTTCCTCGGCATCCACATCCCCGGCGATTTCTTCGACATCGATGCCTATGTGCTGCCTTGGCTGCACCATGACGTGGTGACGCTGAACGAGGTCGAGGTCACCGCGACGGGGCATGACAGGCTCGACGCCCTGCGCGAGACCGAGCCGGATCTTTACCACAAGTTGTGGCGGGTGTCCCTGATCGACTCATCGATCCACCGCTACTGGATCTTCCGCTTGGGCCGGCTGGCCGGCAAGGCGCGGGTGGCGAATTTCCTGATCGAGATGTTCGTGCGACTCTATGCGCGGGGGTTGTGCGGCATCGACCGCTACGATCTTCCCTTGTCCCAGAACG contains:
- a CDS encoding zinc-binding alcohol dehydrogenase; the encoded protein is MPHEHRTVRSLGIERRGEPFFFHYDEGPAPDGRIRLDLLYTGLSAGTELTFMKGTNPYLHSRWDDWQGLFIPGEPSARFPVNFLGYMEAARVSDARVPGFRAGDVVGTTFGHKSGHTADAAHDLLLKLPHGLDPMLGIFVAQMGPIAANGILHADAEQFGAAVPFLGAGVEGRPVLVWGGGTVGLFCAMFARMGGASDIVVVDPSPFRQDIARAMGFEAMGEDDAVRHAKTLWHHKIGGRGAEYVFQTRARPDSLNRCLQALRPQGTVIDLAFYQGGMDSLRLGEEFHHNGLSIRCAQINRMPRPVAQAWDQRRLAAETIRLLQREGEAIRRHMITHVVPYDDAPGFLRHLVNDRPEFLQIVFDAT
- a CDS encoding glycosyltransferase, which produces MRALLVTDSPEPSGVGEHMLILAAALAAEGVQAVLAFPDHDAGRRLVDRAQASGLPARIVMGDWHRAIAQACADLVHVHAGIGWEGHELTRIARDTGAAVIRTEHLPWLLTEPGQIREYAAASAHVDAVIAVSREAGEGWRRAARRMPGPRLPVAAIANGIKPAALPRADGNAAPTILCVGRFTPQKLHRTLIVALARLHCRGTPARLQLVGGGPLQERLELLVRRLDLTASVDFLGRRDDVPELMSRADVLALPSAFEGLPLVLLEAMALGLPAVATRIGGSVEALGPDHPWLVPFGRSRDLAQALEDALDNLERRAITASRQAARFAQRFTAARMAADTARIYRAALRHRTGDRMDRVRLGFIGAGGIAHRHFGVLETMPDVAVVAVTDPDQGRAEDAARRMGATAYPDFDSMLADADLDAVYICIPPFAHGPAERACIARGLPFFVEKPISLDIELAEEIAEEVAAAGLITAVGYHWRYLDTMDEARAHLAHNPAHLMQGFWIDQTPPPEWWWREDRSGGQVVEQATHIIDAARFLAGDVTEVFGLSTHRERGDFPGLTVPTATAATLRFASGAVANLGSTCLLRWNHRVGLHVFSDAMALEITDHDLMVDVGQGRPVRHAQGDPVWREDRDFVEAVMGRENRIRCPYAEALETHRVALAITRSAQANALVKMEVLRADPQPIFRPSLA
- the glf gene encoding UDP-galactopyranose mutase — its product is MHDVSPLLSAAFCDEHGSSAPLICFSHLRWDFVLQRPQHLMGRFARKQRVLVWEEAIPTTHHLPYLEFHAFLGTTVQAIRPRVPDRWSREEQEAALPRLLDQMLALTGIRRPVLWFYTPMMWPIARHVDAAAVVYDCMDELSAFRFAPPELRQREDELMAAADAVFTGGWSIWEAKRHRHDNIHAFPSSVDTAHFATARRPAGPEPHDMAGIPHPRLGYYGVIDERLDLDLIAAVAQARPDWQIVMVGPLAKLGEHDLPRAPNIHWLGQKDYAHLPDYLAGWDVALMPFAINEATRFISPTKTPEYLAGGRPVVSTAVRDVQRQYGDIAAVHVAHTHDQFIAACEAALQQARQPGAWRDEADRMLSSMSWDATFAAMAAQVAAAARRRVEPAPLDRFPAPGIRRGARGYDVTICGGGFAGSVLARKLAEDSGQRVLVVDKREHIAGNAYDHRDAAGILVHRYGPHIFHTNSDEVVGFLSRFTDWRPYEHRVLAQVGDRQVPMPINRTTLNQLYGLSLSSDEEAAAFLASRAEPVADIRTSRDVVVNAVGRELYETFFQGYTRKQWGLDPSQLDKSVTSRVPTRTNTDDRYFTDKFQAMPREGFTRMFERMLDHPLIDIALGTDFHDLKPADRGALTVYTGPIDAYFGHRFGHLPYRSLAFRHETLPQRKLQPVAVVNYPAEDVPWTRITEYKHLTGQVHPMTSITYEYPSAEGEPYYPIPRPENQELFRRYDDLARAERGVIFAGRLGSYRYYNMDQVVGQALATHRRLAAELLPAAAAALGAE
- a CDS encoding Crp/Fnr family transcriptional regulator; this encodes MNRSYPDLFSTEEARLMESLASDPVTVRGRTRLIKAGIPLSRSLYLTRGMVGRYCTDRQGGRQFLGIHIPGDFFDIDAYVLPWLHHDVVTLNEVEVTATGHDRLDALRETEPDLYHKLWRVSLIDSSIHRYWIFRLGRLAGKARVANFLIEMFVRLYARGLCGIDRYDLPLSQNELAEITGMTSVHVNRLLGELRLDGLCTVSDGIVSLGNLPALARAGHYSPDYLYLAPSVAAEIQQLLGLRVAMDKAAMG